ATTTTGGGATGAAAATGTAAATTCTTTGCTGTTTTACTGCTATGAAAATGAGATGTTCCCATTGGGGCATTTTAGTACCAAATGAGAGAAAAATATTTCACTTATTTCAAAATAATTTGATTTTTTGATCAAAGGTTTGGTTTtttgagggttgttttttttttacctcatggAAGTAGATATGGGGGTCTGCCACTCAAATATTCAATTATTTCATTTAAAGTTTAGATTGAATATATTTAGAGAAAAGTCATTACTTCTATCCAACCAAATTTAATGTAACATTTTTTCAGTGTGGTATTCATTAGCTGCTTTGATTTGTATATCTGTGGTTTTAGAACAACGAGGTTTTCAGATGACCTTGGTCTACAAGAAGCTTTGAAGACAAAGAGCAAAATAACAGATTAAGTTATATCCATCGGCAAGTTGAGGAGTTGTAATGAAGAAATCAAGTTTGGAAGTGATTTATTTAAACCTTTTGTGGTGGTaattggatttattaagcacctttgtGTACGTCTCCTAGAATGTAATAAATTGGCTGGAAGATATCGGGGCAAATTGAATGAAAGTATGACATAGCCATGTTAATGAGAATTTTAAAAGAAgcttttttctaaaataaagtaataatttGGTTAAACAGTCAATAGTAAACTGATTCTATACTTTTTACTCTTCAGAATTCAATCGTGGTTTATCATCCAGAATTTCTATAAGAGCCAGCTGTAAGATAAGAAATGTAAAGCCTAAAACTGAGCAGAGCCTTTCTATGTATTTTTTTTGACAATGATTAAATTTAATAGGAATAAGGGCCAAATTCATCATCTTCCATTTCTTCTTGCTCAGACCTTTCTTCGTGATCATTGtcatcttcttccccttcttggaATCTGCGAAACACTTGGGTCTTCAGATGTATTGCTTCTCCAGCAAGATTTTTTTGTTCACCATAATAAATGGTGTGCATGTGCGGGAAGCAAAAGAACACATAAGTGCTTATCGGTGCTTTTAGCCTATTTTTTTCCAGGCGGATATAGGTTAAATGATGGTAGTGGAGTGGATCAATAGATGGACACAGAAGTGTAATATTTACATCTGTGAAGTAGAAATAGAAAATTAGCCAACATTTTACATGATACTTTGAATTTTCTCAAAATATTCTTTCTTGGGCTAAATTCTGCAAAATAGAAATCAGCAGAGGAAGTAGCGTGTCAGAGACaagcctgtaaaatggagaaataaaatgAAGTTTCAGTGGTGAATGGAATCCCAAAGATGCACCAGGCATTGACAAGGATTTTGCCATGTTGTTCTATTTCTAGGGGGTCTACACACATTTTGGAACTGGTTGGAAAGGTGACACCTAAGCGTTCCCATGCTCTACAGTCACAGTGAGCAGAAAGGAactttctagtctgtaagctccttgtggacaggaagcatgtataccaactctgttatattgtcctctcccaagcgcttagtacagtcctctgcacacagtaagaacttacttgataaataccattgattgattgtctgatagGGAAGGGGATGATGTTGGGCAATTGGCTGAAGTAAAGATAAAATTAGTGCTTGAGGAAAAGAAGAAACATTCGTGTATTCAGTCCTTCCATAATGGGCATTTTCACTACACATGTTGGATAGaacactgttagggaattagggaatgttgttCCAACCACATGAGTTCATCCAAATGGAGCAAGATGCGATGTTGGCTGAAATGGTTGAATGCATGTTTGTGGAGTTGGACATGGGTTGGGAGCTAGAGCACAGATATTCTTTACTGCAGGATTTAAATGCCAGGAGGACCGAATGTAATAATCTTTAAATCTGTGTGATTCAGAGTCCAGAAATGAGTATCGACCCCCTTTTTTGTCCAAGCCTTCTAAGGATGCCGCAGTGCATCACTGGGAGTCGTGAAGGAGAAAACAACCTCCCTCAGGTTTTCCCTGATTCTCCGTTTGCAGAAGAAATGtggtgggagtggagagagagcccACTGTCTGAGGTGCAGACAGGTAAGGTACCATCTCCTCGGCCCGTACTCAACATGGCTCATTAGGACCAGATGAGATGTCGCTGGGAGGCTGACAGCAGTTTTGCTGGGATTACCGGCCTCCCGGGTCACTCCTGGGCATGTCTCAGATTCCCAGTGGCACCGTCTTGTGCTGTGTGCAGCAGGGAATCgccttccttctgccctccccacgCGTCAAAATTCAACCTTAGTACCCCTTTTGCCGTGGGCAGAATTAGGCTCTGTGTAAATGGTATGGTACGTGCCATGGCACGTGTAATGTAGAGTAGCGCGGGAGGACAGAGGTATCTTCACATCTCCCCAGAAAGTAACGTGAAGATCATTATGCGATCCATGTTGCTTTGGAGCAGCTAGGCAGGAAATACAGAGCCTGACTCTCCCCCATCCTGCTACTCTTGGGACCCCAGCAGCACACCCTGCAGCCACGGAGGGGGGAGCAgactccctccactctctccttcagTCTCTGTTCAGAGTCTGACTGGCTGGGCAGCAACGGCTTGCCCTCTCTCCTGCACATTGCGCCCTCTCCCTCCAAGTGGTCCGAGCGACGAACGactgacagagaggaggagagagaggaggagagccacAGATGGCCCCTATACCAGCAGGATAGTATGGCCCCTATCCATCACAGATGGCCCCTAAACCATCAGTTTGCCAGCCTCAAACAGCCCTATTCATTCTCCCATCCCCCTCATTGTGTGTTTGTGATGACCTCCTCCTGGCCACTGCACCTCTATCTGGCTCTCCCCAAATGCCGTGAAGAGAATTAGGCTCATTGCTGAAGATTTAGGCCTCAGAATTCTCATTCTTAGCAATCGGAGACCCGTAAGGTTTATGCAATACTCGAGTACCAAAAGAGGCAGAATCGCCTTTTCCCTTTGAGAACAAGATTTACATACTTTCAATTTCATTGTCTTCGATATACAGGTGTTCTAGATTTCGTGGAATATAAAACGCTTGCTTCAACTTGTTGTGCCCAAGGTTGAGCTCTACAAGATTGGAAAGGTTAAAAATATCATACGGGATGTCTTGCAGGTTGTTGTGTGACATTCTTAGAGCTGCAAGTTTTTGAAGTCCCTGGAAATAATTTTTTGGGATGAAAGAAATGGAGTTATTTTCCAGAGAGAGGTAcatgagggaggaaggcaggtcaGGAGGCATTGAGTGCAATTTGTTGTTGCAAAGATTGATCTGCATTAATTTTTTCATGTTGGAAAAGGATTTTCCTTTTAACAGAGAGTCGTGAAGTTGATTATTACAGAGATCGAGCATGGTCAAATTGATTAGACCATCCATGGCATGCACGTGCACTCTGGAGATCTCATTGTAACCAAGAAGCAGCCTTTCTAGACCattaggaagaggaaatgggaattcTTCTAAATTGTTGTGGTCCAGGTGAAGTTGCTGGAGATTCGAAAGCTTGGCAAATACTCCGTAATCGATCTTGTGAGATTTAATTTTGTTGTGACTGAGGTCGATTTCTTTTAAAGAAGTAGCATTAAGAAACGAGGTGGTTGTCACAGCTTCGATTTCATTGAACTGAAGATTGAGTTGTTCAGTGCGGCTTGGAATATTTGGAATAGTCTTGAGTTTGCGGTTGTCACAGAACATAGACCGTGGCAAAGCTGGTGGGCAAAAACACTCCCTGGCACAGTCAGCAGGATACTGAAAATAAGGCGCTCTATAGTCTACGTTTGGATTAAAATGAAATGTAGGTGGATAGGCATCTGCCTCTTGATCGTAGTCTTCTTCCAATTCATAATTTTCATATTGACATTGCATTTCTGTTCCAAGTAAGAAGAAAATAATCGATAGTTGACTTAGAACATCCATATTCTTGGGCTCTGTTTGGAATCAGAGAAGAAATGCATTTAAGGAAAGTCCAACAAAACATTTCAATTAAGTCCCTTTGCCAATTGCCATTCAGATATTAATGGACAGTAATAGCCGACACCCTTTCTCACCAACGATAGTGCTATTATGCATTCAGTagtttttttgagcgcttgctatgtgcagaacactgtactaagtgcttggaatgtacaatttggcaacaggtagagacaataacgggctcacagtctaaacggtctaTTTTTGTGTGTTTAAGGAGCTCCAAATCAATAAGGTGTTATTTTAGAAAACGCAAGTTGGATATCCATCCATGCAATTTAGCACAGGCCcacgagtttaaaaaaaaaaaaaaaggtatctaTAAAGTGAAGATTTGAATAAAAATTGAAAGTCCGTATGACCTCTACCCTAATACCTTAAATATTTAAGGTAAATATTAGTCTACATGGGCTAAACTACCATCATCCTCAAAAATATTCAATTTTTTTGTGTGCGTGTGCAGTGCCGGGTTAATGATCTGGGTATGCCCAAAGAAAAAGTGAGcagtctctgctcacaatgagatcACTGTCAGATGGAACCTCCGGTTGTCATTCCTATTTGAAGGAACCTCCAGTTGTCATTCCTATTCGAAGATAATGCCGCCAGTGGTCGCCTATGGcagcatgtgtggctgaaaaggctgatcaatcaactaatcagtggtatttattgagcacttactatgtacagaacactgtagtaagcgctcgggagagtacagtacatcagaattagcagacacgttccctgccatggAGAGACTCCACGATTCCAACTACACGCTGCTCACATAAAGATCATCCTTTAGGGTGCTTTCACGAATGTAGTTAGCAGTGTCTATCGATCAGGTGCGTTCATTCTttcgtattattgagtgctcactttgtgcagagcactgtactaagagcttggaagagtacactataacaataaacaggcacattcccctcccctctgttagGCAGTGTTGATCAGAAGAGCCCGCCGACCCACTGCTCTCTCCCCAGGCCAATAAAACCGAAAATCATCAATATTTGATAGTTTGTGAAGGTTCTAGGCCTCCTCCTTCCACTTTCCACACCCGAGATGTTTCTTCACTGTTACGGTGCTTGGTAATAAGACTTAGTGAGTGTGTTGGCAAGACTGCTTTTACCTTCAAAGCTGACATTACTCACAAAGAATTTTATTCCCGCAAGAAGATGTGCCTGGAAAAATCGGTGAATGTCTAGTAATTCCTTCCATGCTATGAATCCTGAACATGATCGGTTTGGATATTTTCGCAATTGCAGCACCTGGCATTATTTTCTCTTATACTCTGTAATTTCACAATCCTTTGAACGCCTCTGCACAAAAAAGAGGTACCCCATTTCTGATCATGGATGTAATAAACCCTATGCTTTCTTAATCATCTTGATGAAATTGGAACTTTCCGTAGAGTGGCTTTCCACTTCACGGTTCCCTAACCAGTTATTTGTTTTGGGCTCTCTTGCTGTGAGGGAATCGGAAAACATGAATGGCAAGAATTGAGTAATGACTTCTTTTCCTGTACTGACGAAGTTTATGAATATTTTTGGTTCTGAGATCATCGCAGCCAGTCATGGCAATGGCTTCGGGACCGAAGAACTCTCTCTTCTCACTTCCGAGCCCTCCGGCTTCCCACCTTTATGCTTAATGAAAAGTCTGTGACTTGTTGGACCAATGAGACGTCGAGAGCTTGAACAGAGAGGGACATGTGCTGGACTTTGCCCATcacctgcccctttcctcttccggGCTCAGTCCGTTCTCCCTACCGGGCTCCATTGCGGAGGGCCAACAAAAGTTTTACACCAGCGGGTCCGGAGCACTCGTGTCCCTAGAGTCCACTGAGGGAGAACCCTGATGGCCAAGGGAGACGCCTTACCTCCTGTTGGCCTCTGCAGAGagagtccctccctccctgcttcttccccaccccacaacacgcACATCCACCACCACCTCTGCAGGGCTGGAAGACAGGCAGATGACCTACACCACGTGACCTGGATCTCCCATACCACCAGGGCTCTGGGGTCCCCAAAAAacttatcaatcgatggtattttctgagcacttgggtgcagagcactgccctaggctcttgggagagaacagtacaagagagttggtagacacgttccttgcctacaaggcacttacagtctaggaggtggTATGGGTTTACAGTCCTGATGGTAAAGGCTCCTCCTGACCAACATCGTAGGAGAAAACTCCCACCCCCTGGGAGACCAAAGGAGAcaagcctcctccacttgtctgctgggtaaccttgggcaagtcacttcacttctctgggcctcagttcccttatctgtaaaatggggattgagactgtgagcccctcatgggacagggaccgtgtccaacccgatttgcttgtatccacctcagcacttagtacagtgcccgggacatagtaagtgcttaacaaataccattattattattactttccaactTTGAACCCTGGAAGGTTACAGACTAAGTCAG
This genomic stretch from Ornithorhynchus anatinus isolate Pmale09 chromosome X1, mOrnAna1.pri.v4, whole genome shotgun sequence harbors:
- the OMD gene encoding osteomodulin — translated: MDVLSQLSIIFFLLGTEMQCQYENYELEEDYDQEADAYPPTFHFNPNVDYRAPYFQYPADCARECFCPPALPRSMFCDNRKLKTIPNIPSRTEQLNLQFNEIEAVTTTSFLNATSLKEIDLSHNKIKSHKIDYGVFAKLSNLQQLHLDHNNLEEFPFPLPNGLERLLLGYNEISRVHVHAMDGLINLTMLDLCNNQLHDSLLKGKSFSNMKKLMQINLCNNKLHSMPPDLPSSLMYLSLENNSISFIPKNYFQGLQKLAALRMSHNNLQDIPYDIFNLSNLVELNLGHNKLKQAFYIPRNLEHLYIEDNEIENVNITLLCPSIDPLHYHHLTYIRLEKNRLKAPISTYVFFCFPHMHTIYYGEQKNLAGEAIHLKTQVFRRFQEGEEDDNDHEERSEQEEMEDDEFGPYSY